Proteins from a single region of Acinonyx jubatus isolate Ajub_Pintada_27869175 chromosome D3, VMU_Ajub_asm_v1.0, whole genome shotgun sequence:
- the CRYBB1 gene encoding beta-crystallin B1, producing MSQAVKASATAAANTGPDGKGKGAPAAGPAPGPGPALAPASVPTTKAGDLPLVSYKLVVFEQENFQGRRVEFSGECLNLADRGFDRVRSLIVTSGPWVAFEQSNFRGEMFVLEKGEYPRWDTWSSSYRSDRLMSFRPIKMDSQEHKICLFEGANFKGNTMEIQEDDVPSLWVYGFCDRVGSVRVSSGTWVGYQYPGYRGYQYLLEPGEFRHWNEWGAFQPQMQAVRRLRDRQWHHEGCFPVLATEPPK from the exons ATGTCTCAGGCTGTGAAGGCCTCAGCTACAGCGGCAGCGAACACAGGGCCTgatgggaaggggaaaggggcCCCAGCGGCAGGaccggcccccggccccggccccgccctggCCCCCGCATCCGTGCCCACGACAAAAGCGGGGGACCTGCCTCTGGTTAGCTACAAG CTGGTGGTCTTTGAGCAGGAGAACTTCCAGGGCCGGCGTGTGGAATTCTCTGGGGAGTGCTTGAACCTGGCGGACCGTGGCTTCGACCGAGTGCGCAGCCTCATTGTCACCTCGGGACC CTGGGTCGCCTTTGAGCAGTCCAACTTCCGGGGGGAGATGTTCGTCCTGGAGAAGGGCGAGTACCCGCGCTGGGACACGTGGTCGAGCAGCTACCGCAGCGACAGGCTCATGTCCTTCCGGCCTATCAAGATG GACTCCCAGGAGCACAAGATCTGCCTGTTTGAAGGTGCCAACTTCAAGGGCAACACCATGGAGATCCAGGAGGACGATGTGCCCAGTCTCTGGGTCTATGGCTTCTGTGACCGCGTGGGCAGCGTGAGGGTCTCCAGTGGAAC CTGGGTCGGCTATCAATATCCCGGCTACCGCGGGTACCAGTACCTCCTGGAGCCAGGCGAATTCCGGCACTGGAACGAGTGGGGGGCCTTCCAGCCGCAGATGCAGGCCGTGCGTCGCCTGCGTGACAGGCAGTGGCATCATGAGGGCTGCTTCCCGGTCCTCGCCACCGAGCCCCCCAAGTGA